The Devosia sp. genome segment CAGTCGATCACGCCTTCGGCAGCGAAGGATATGCGGGGCATCAGGGCCATGCCGGCCACAGTACCCGCAGCGGAAATCATGAAGTCACGACGTTTCATGTGTTTTCTCCCATCTTGGCGGCCGCAGGGGACCACCGCGCTTATCGGTGCCGAGTGCGGAGGCGGCGTCACGGCGCTAGCCGTATTGGCGACCCGGATCGGCACCGGTTCGCCCGCCTCATGGGCCTCCTCCCTCATCGCTCCGGCGTTGGCAGGCAGTCCCAATCTGATGCTGGGTAATGTCCTGCGCGATACGCCATCGCATGACCAAGACAACACCCATTTCCGATTGCACACAAGTGCATTCGTTTCGTTGGGGACAAGTTGCTAGTCACATTGCGTAACGCTTTGATGACAAAAAAGGTGTTGCACACCTGTGCAAAAATTGCGCGCTACCGTGCAACGGGGCGGACAGATTGTCGCCAGATCGGGGTCGGCTCCACCAGTTTTCGGGCGGTTCCGCCATCCTCGGGCTGGCGCAACAGCCCGACCACCATGTCCGCGATCTGGTCCATGGGCTGGGCGAAGGTGGTCAGATTGTAGGATGACCACCCAGCCTGCTCGATATTGTCGAAGCCGATGACGCACAGGTCCTCCGGAATCGACAGGGAGAAATCGTTGCGCGCCGAATCCATGAAACCCAGCGCGAAGAGGTCGGTGACGCAGAACACGCCATCGGGGGCGTTGGAGCGGCCAAAGACCAGCCGGGCTGCCGTCATGCCCTCCTGGTAGCTCGACGGCCCCACTTCGGTCACCGCCACGGGCAGTCCCGCCTCTTTTGCGGCACGAACGAAGGCGGTCTCGCGCTCCACCAGGCTCGCCGTATGCGAATTGGATGTGACCAGACCAAGCCGCTGGCAGCCGGCGCGCTTGAGCAGGAACAGCGCCTCGCGTCCGGCCATGCCATTATCGACACCCAGATTGCTGCTGCCGCTCAGCCGCTCGTCGCGATTGATGAGGATGACCTGCTGGCCATTGGCAAGACAGGTCTCGATCAGGCTGGCCGGCGGCGCCCCCGACAGCACCACCGTGGCATCGGCCCGATAGTTGAGGGTTTGCCGCAGCGCGCGCGAAACGCTGTCGGTGTCGGTCTCGGTATTGATCACCATGGTGATCTTGCCCGAAGCCTGCAGTTTTCGCGTCAGCACATCCACCAGTTGTGCACGCACGGGCGTCGTAAGATTGGCGACCACCAGGCATACGATA includes the following:
- a CDS encoding substrate-binding domain-containing protein, with product MPKTAAPKTDAPGRSFVSARMVAERAGVSRSAVSRTFTDGASVSEPTRRKVLDAAAALGYHVNHLARGLRERSNIVCLVVANLTTPVRAQLVDVLTRKLQASGKITMVINTETDTDSVSRALRQTLNYRADATVVLSGAPPASLIETCLANGQQVILINRDERLSGSSNLGVDNGMAGREALFLLKRAGCQRLGLVTSNSHTASLVERETAFVRAAKEAGLPVAVTEVGPSSYQEGMTAARLVFGRSNAPDGVFCVTDLFALGFMDSARNDFSLSIPEDLCVIGFDNIEQAGWSSYNLTTFAQPMDQIADMVVGLLRQPEDGGTARKLVEPTPIWRQSVRPVAR